The nucleotide sequence AGGAAACATGAAGAAGGTTTAACTGGACTTGAACTCACCTCCGTCCTGCATCGCGGACTGCACCTCCCGGCCGAACGCACCGTGCTCCCGGTACGCTGCGTGCGGGTACGGGTACTCAGCTTTGCCCACCGGGTACGCGCCGCCGGCAGCCATCCCGCTCAGGCTGTAGTGGTGGTACGCGTACGGGTTCATGTGTTGAGCCGcgtactgctgctgctgagccggGTAGAAATCCTGCGAGCCGCCGTGGAGCGCGCTCTGGCCGCTGTAGAAGCCCATGTCTGTGGACGAGGACTCCGGCAGGGTCGGTGAAGCCTTGGTGGCCGAGATGGAGCTGCCAGCCACGGGGAGCGAGGGCTTCTTCTCCTCGAACACAGGTGAGGGTTGTCCGTTCATGTCTCTCTTGCTCTGTTGTTTGCTCTGAACTCGGGACCGGTGGCTGAGTTCACAAATCCTCTCGCAGTCTGGAGCTGGCGTTCCCAAACTCCCTTgacgcagcagcagccaggATGTCCACGGTGGCGGCGCCCAACCCAACCAGAGCTCCTAATTACAGGGTGCGCCGAGCTGAGCCGGGCCGGGCAGGACTGAGGGGAGTGGATGTCTCCTTCTCATTGGTCCGCCCGCTCGCTCCCTACCTCTGCCCCGAGGCCAAGACAGAGCTGACTGTCGCCTGTCtggctccctcctctccccacaAAAACCTCCATGTGAAGCCTCTCCTCGGGCCTGAAGCAGGGCGCCCCGACACTTGGCAAACCAGTAAACTCTTCCGACTGACATTCACTTGAACATAGAGCATCAGGAAGACTCAACAACATCCGAGAATATCCACAGACCGGAGATATCCACCGGGAGAGCCGTGCGTAATGGTGATAAGGATGTTTACGCACCAGCTTTCAGCGCTGCCTCCCATTCAAATGCAGATGCGGAGGTGAAGAGCTGTCGTCGGCCCTCGTTGGGAGTTATTTGCAGTTAATTAAGGTTTATTTGAAAACGGCTTCTCCTTCTTTGCATGTGTTGACTTTGGGCCCGCGGGCTCCAGCCATGCCCCGGGGAAGAGAAGCAGCCCACGGGAAAACCCCAGGTGtataaaacacagcagatacACAAGAGGGCTGAAACACGAGCGGCACAACTTCCTCACTGTGAAGTACAGACACAAGTCTGACGAGAATATGAAGTGAAATGATCAGTTCTGCAGTTTCCATTATACTTTCTTAATCCTAaaacctgaaataaaacaaaaaaaacatttaagaaacacaacagagaaagATTAACTCATCTCGTTTAAAGAGTTCACTTTGGTTAAATGACATGATCTGGTCACCAGGTGTCACTACTGAGCCTCCTggaaactgcagctttaaactCGGCTGGTTTGTTTCCTGATGTGCAGCAACACAAGGGTTCAGCTGGGGCAAGGGAGACACCGACGAAGGCCAACCGCTCTCAGTCCCATCACAAAGTGTCTCCACCGCCCTGAGACCGCAGCTGGTCCTCTGGAACTGACAGAACTCGGGAGGCTCTGGTGTGCGGACGTGAACATCTGAGGCAGAACCAGGCTGGAGGAAGACTGCAGGAGTTTTAGCACAACATCCATAAGTCCTGCACCCGAACCACGAAGAGACAAGGAGCAGAACGCTGCAGCCGATGTTAGAAACCCACTCAGGTCTGATCGACCAGTGGTGAACCGGCCTTTGTGATTAAAAGACAACAACTTGTCCGCAGTCGAGTGAGACGTTCACCATCGTCTCTGTTTTCAAAAAATGCACAGTTCAAGTGTTCCAACAAACTCAAGagcacattttttcttttttaatcaaactgtTACTTCAGTTAAAATGAGTCACTGTACAATCATTTTACATGAAccctcagccacacacacacaactctgcatGGTCGATAAGCAGGTCTAGAGTCAGCTGAGTACAGGAGAAACCAAATCACGTTTCCCTGCTTCACTCATATGATCTGAGAACCACACAGAAGGTTGACTCCTCTGCAGGATCCTGAAATCACATCCGTTAcagttttcagttcattttttttattttttattagcatttgtctttctctgtcataTACGGTAAACCCCCGAATCTTTTCAAAATTTAGTTCCCAGAAATGTACagcttgatttttttcttcagcgTAACCCGCCCTTTTCCACATCTCACAACGAAAAGAGTTCTCTCTCCAGTCACGTGTCGAGCGTCAAAAAGCACTTTGCGTGACTAACCGAGCTCTCGGTGGCAAGGTTCACTCTGTTCtttaaacattacaaaaaaaaaagaaaaagactttgACTATAATCAGGCCTTGGATGATGCTTGGCAACTGTTGTAtatacaaacaggaagtgggaggggagagaggtgTATGGAGACCCCGGTGTGTCGATGAGTGTCCTCTCTCTGTGGTGTGGTCCCCGAGTGGTGGATTAGAAGAGAAAATTCCCTGTATGGTCCACGAATCCCAGAATGCCTTGTGACTGAGTCTGAGCAGTCAGGGTGAATCaggtgagggagaggagacgtGTGTGAGGAAATCAGAATTTCAAACATTCACTCTCAGGGTCGGCTGACAGAAAGAGTCGGATCCGGAGAGGGACGGACCGACCGACCCACCACTGCCCTGATATcgtccgtcctgagagatcgATCACAAATGTTCAGCGTTGAGTTCGTCTGTTGGAtttcacttccctgctctgtaCGCAAATTAATTCACACGTCACTTCTGTTCCAAAACAAAACTCCACATCGCTTCTGACCCCCGTCCGCACTAACAAACCTGAGGATCAACGTGACCCAACAGAAAGCAGATACTACAAACCACAAACAGAAAGATCAGGGAATTAACGGAGGTGTTAAAGTTGGTGTTTAGGTTTTGCTTTGCCAGCTGGTGGACGAGACATGACTCATCGACATGAGGTGTGAGTCGTCACCTCAGGTGTTAAAACACGTTAGTTATTCTATTATTGAGTTATTCTGGTGGCGGGTCAGAAACTATCAGCTGAGTGGGCGGTCCTCCGTTTTGTCTCAGACCACGAGATCTGATCTCAGATCCCATTGGCTGCATTCAACAGTGAACGTACGGACCACGTGTGATTGGATcgctcaggacggatgttaacgAACGGTCTGAACATCGCTGACAACAGGGcaagcaggtttttttttttttttttttttacaatatatgTAAGTTTAAGTACGGTATAGgttttctttattgttattttacaaGATTCCCTGATGGCCagtgcagagagaaacagaggggggaggtgaaagggggaggaagggagggagccTGTCCAGTTTAACATACAGTGCAAACCagtggagggagaagaggggcGCAGTGCCTGGATTTGTCCATAGGGAGGAGCACTTTGTGCCAGATCAACCCCAGCCAGATTAGAAGGAAGAGACAGTGACCGGGAGGAGGGGGCGAGCAgaggactggggggggggggtcgggggCTGTGTGTCCCCCGTCACATTGTTGATCTGTGGGTTCGTCTTCAGTTGGTCAGCTGGTTCATTTGCTTGCTGGATTGTTGAGTGTTTGTACTCTCCTCGTtgctcctcccctcctccgTCCCCTCCTGGGTTGAAGTGAGCGATCCACGGAGGTCTGACTTGTCCACATCACTCCGGACAGGAGGACGGACACTTCGCTCtctctgaggggggggggagacgaAGACTGGTTGAGGACAGTGAACACAAAATTTACAGGAATACAATGTTTTAAGTTTGACCGGACAGTTAGCACACGTGTATTTTTAGCAGCACATGTGAGTGAAGCGGTCGTCCCGTTGAGTCGTGATATATTTTGAGGTTTccacaacatttcatttatataattaACACACAGACCTTATGTGAGCTTCTTGGCTTTGTTGTAGAGCGAGTCAACCACTTTGCTCATGTTCTGAATGGTCTCCAGGGCCGCCTCGTACGTCTTGTCCACAACTGGCTCGTCGAAGACAATCAGGACGCCTTCGCCTTGGTCCAATATACCTGTCAGTTCAGATggtgagggacagagagagagagaaaagctgttTAGAGGACGATGAGGGGATGAAGCATTTTGAACTTTAATGGCACGAAGCAGCTGCAGCGAATCATCTTCACACCAGTTATCGATCAAGCAAAGTGAAATCCAGGGAAGCCGATTAAGTTGAATAAAACTGATGTTTACCGTGAAACTTCTCATCCAGAATCATCTGTGATAACTTCCTCTCCACGTCTCCCTGTAAGTCAGACACATCCagactgtgtttcactgtggaaACCTCTGAACTCATTGTGTggcatgaaaattaaaaatgtaaaagaaaaactaaaatgtacCTTTGAGAGTTTGATGAGGGAGGAAATGTGTGCTATCTGTGGGAGATAAGAGAAGAACACAAAGTTTAAACCCACAAGAGTAAACTTTATTAACTGAGTATTCTTTGCCAGAACCGTGTGAGGATCTTACCTGGACCCTGGAGAAAGGTTCGATGACCCTGATGAGATTCTGCTCCAGCAGGTTGTCGTACAGCTTGGTCAGATGGGTGCTGATGATGGGGTCATCACTCAGCTCAGGTTTGTACTCTGTCAGTGCCTAAGAGACGGTGGGAGTGAGACATGTTAATCACgggtgaggagagagacggCACTTCAATTATCAATGTTGTTAAACATGCGGCATCGAACTCCAGACACAAACCTTTTCAAAGTCTGCGAGCGACCGGTTCTTGCTGGCCTGTGCCACACATTTCAGAGAGTCcatctggaggagaagaagaacacaCACCCACTAACTTCTGGCTTTTGTCAGATTCAAACCTCATTCATTCCAGCAGTCACAGGATTTCATCGTCTCCGATCAGCACATTAGTGTCAGAAGCAAAAGATAATTCAACTTGACAGTCACTGTTTGGCGGAGCGATTGATTTAAATAAGAATTCAAGTGCTGGGGGAATACCTCTCTGCCAGCGTACCGGAGAGCTAGCTTCCCGCTGATGAGGGCTTGGACATCGTCTggcctgaaaatgaaaaatggggCATGTCTGAGAGTAGCTTTAAAGAAAAAGGCCGATTAGTTCCAGAATGGCTGCCCTCCACTATTATCAGCTTCTATTGGTATAAAATCATCGACAGTCATGTTTCACCACTTACAAGTTGAGCATGATTTTGCAGAGCAGCATGTATTTGATGGCTATGATGGCTCGGGGGCTGTCGATGGAATCGTAGCCCTCAAAGGCCTCGTAGAAGTAGGAGTAAGCCGTCTTCCAGTCCTTCTCCTCTGCCGCGTGAATAatccctgaaaacacacacacagagtaaacgTCAGGTTGACCACAGAAACTTGAGTTTTCGTCCTCCAGCATGTTTCGATTCGCTCGTTAACTCTGCGTTGTGCGTTGTAGAGGTAACACGTGTTGTACCTGACTGCATGTCTAAAGCTGCTTGTAGTTTGGGTGGGCAGTAGATGGCGTTGGCGGTTGTCCTGGCAGAGGTGAGGGCGGCACGGGCCTTGGGAAGGTTACTCAGCGCGTGGTACGTCTTACTCTCCAGCAGCTGAACCTCCACCAGCAGGgccttgtcgtccatcttcttTAGCTCCTGCAGCAACTGGGAGCctaaagagagagcgagagagacagggaaGCACAGAGTCAATGCAACGTTTCCAGATCTTCATGAAGAATCTCATCCGACAAATTTCATTGAGCACGAGAACTTGATGTGATGGTGTGTGAAGCCTCACCGAGTTGTAGTGCTTCCTGGTAGCACTTTGTGTCGAAATACAGTGAAATGAGACGAgcctgaggagagaagaaaacaaacacaatctcaGCGCCATGTTTAGaacctgtttgtttgcagaggAATTATATCAAGATAGAATATTTGTTCTTCACTTTAAAGTTTTTACAAAGTTGAACGTCTGAAACCTGAATTTCACACACACCAAGGATCAACATGCTGACAGTCAGTACCCGCTCACAAAAACTATAAAGCTATTAAATGTTGAGTTGATAGATTCAACGGCTGGATTCAAACATTAAGACGGTGGGAACCTCAGAGAGTTCATGGA is from Paralichthys olivaceus isolate ysfri-2021 chromosome 5, ASM2471397v2, whole genome shotgun sequence and encodes:
- the LOC109646260 gene encoding 26S proteasome non-ATPase regulatory subunit 11A, encoding MAAAAVAEFQRAQSLLGTDRDASIDILHSIVKRDIQESDEEAVRVKEQSILELGALLAKTGQAAELGGLLKYVRPFLNSISKAKAARLVRSLLDLFLDMEAATGQEVELCLECIEWAKAEKRTFLRQALEARLISLYFDTKCYQEALQLGSQLLQELKKMDDKALLVEVQLLESKTYHALSNLPKARAALTSARTTANAIYCPPKLQAALDMQSGIIHAAEEKDWKTAYSYFYEAFEGYDSIDSPRAIIAIKYMLLCKIMLNLPDDVQALISGKLALRYAGREMDSLKCVAQASKNRSLADFEKALTEYKPELSDDPIISTHLTKLYDNLLEQNLIRVIEPFSRVQIAHISSLIKLSKGDVERKLSQMILDEKFHGILDQGEGVLIVFDEPVVDKTYEAALETIQNMSKVVDSLYNKAKKLT